The following are from one region of the Paenibacillus bovis genome:
- a CDS encoding thiamine pyrophosphate-binding protein: MTASLPAWDIVVSYLESVGVKHLFGLPSDDLKILKPLSKADMEFIICKDQRNAVFMASGYSLATSRLAVCVVGKGPALSNTLTGLLEAQNLSVPLLLLALGTGGDKLGTRSFQEADQMSMVKPLVKWAYRVEHGDRLQWALERAAFMAVNGAPGPVYIELPEQLVDQLSPVTEHFAPLERLSVLPGRDQLKAADALLRNARRPLILTGGGMKNGDGSKLEQLATKYGAAVFATASGRGTVDEYHPLFGGVAGLYTDVSCRVLWEEADLVIALGSRLEETATFEWESWLEQKPLIQVNMELNDLAHQYEGLKLLGDGYAVLDHWLEQPLRPADSDWVQRIADCKEAAVERRKAAMAEIAAEPGLHVPELLEMIASQCGEDLVLVQENGLQDMWSYFYPYFAFGKQAWSIVPSDQTSLGFGAAAALGAAAAGQRPVVALVGDGAFNLFRSDLITAAEYRIPALYLVLNNGGYGWLQNQLGYQSSTLNGSYPFVSGQEQLDVSSITHEFVDNRVIRSREEAAEQLAAAWDSYRQGRLVIVDVQVTLTDIHEKIRHVYGDFPLPERTAVTK, translated from the coding sequence ATGACCGCTTCACTGCCTGCCTGGGATATCGTTGTAAGCTATCTGGAATCTGTAGGTGTGAAGCATCTGTTCGGATTGCCTAGCGATGATCTGAAAATTCTGAAGCCGCTGTCCAAAGCCGATATGGAATTTATTATTTGCAAGGATCAGCGTAATGCGGTCTTTATGGCTTCCGGGTATTCACTGGCCACTAGTCGCCTTGCTGTCTGTGTGGTAGGAAAAGGGCCAGCGCTCAGCAATACGCTGACCGGCCTGCTGGAAGCACAGAATCTCAGTGTGCCACTCCTGCTGCTTGCACTGGGAACCGGCGGAGACAAGCTGGGTACGCGTTCTTTTCAGGAAGCTGATCAGATGTCGATGGTGAAGCCGCTGGTCAAATGGGCATACCGGGTAGAGCATGGCGACCGACTGCAGTGGGCACTCGAAAGAGCTGCCTTTATGGCGGTCAACGGCGCTCCCGGTCCGGTCTATATCGAACTGCCGGAGCAGCTGGTTGATCAGCTGTCACCGGTAACAGAGCATTTTGCTCCGCTTGAACGACTAAGTGTACTGCCCGGACGTGATCAGCTGAAAGCGGCAGATGCACTGCTGCGAAATGCTCGTCGTCCGCTAATTCTCACCGGTGGTGGCATGAAAAATGGAGACGGCAGCAAGCTGGAGCAGCTGGCTACCAAGTATGGAGCAGCCGTATTTGCAACAGCATCAGGCCGCGGGACAGTGGATGAATATCATCCGCTGTTCGGCGGAGTCGCCGGATTGTATACGGATGTCAGCTGCCGGGTACTGTGGGAAGAAGCCGATCTGGTCATTGCACTGGGCAGCCGTCTGGAAGAGACAGCGACTTTTGAATGGGAATCGTGGCTGGAGCAGAAGCCGCTGATTCAGGTCAATATGGAGCTGAATGATCTGGCGCACCAGTATGAAGGACTCAAATTGCTGGGTGATGGATATGCCGTTCTGGATCACTGGCTGGAGCAGCCGCTTCGTCCGGCAGATTCGGACTGGGTGCAGCGGATTGCCGATTGCAAAGAGGCAGCAGTAGAACGCCGCAAAGCAGCAATGGCCGAAATCGCTGCAGAACCCGGATTGCATGTGCCGGAGCTACTGGAGATGATCGCCAGCCAGTGCGGTGAAGATTTGGTGCTGGTACAGGAAAATGGACTGCAGGATATGTGGTCATACTTTTACCCGTATTTTGCTTTTGGCAAGCAGGCCTGGTCGATCGTTCCAAGTGATCAGACAAGTCTCGGATTCGGTGCAGCTGCTGCGCTTGGAGCGGCAGCAGCCGGTCAGCGTCCGGTCGTGGCACTCGTCGGAGACGGCGCGTTCAACTTGTTCCGCTCAGATCTGATTACGGCAGCAGAATATCGGATTCCGGCGCTGTATCTGGTACTGAATAACGGTGGATATGGATGGCTGCAAAATCAGCTGGGCTATCAATCCTCCACACTGAACGGTTCCTATCCGTTCGTATCTGGTCAGGAGCAGCTGGATGTGAGCAGCATTACGCACGAATTTGTGGATAACCGGGTTATTCGCAGCCGTGAAGAAGCGGCAGAGCAGCTGGCCGCAGCCTGGGATTCCTATCGTCAAGGCCGCTTGGTCATCGTTGATGTTCAGGTCACGCTGACGGATATTCATGAGAAAATCCGCCATGTATACGGAGACTTCCCACTGCCGGAACGGACGGCAGTTACGAAATAA
- the fabF gene encoding beta-ketoacyl-ACP synthase II has product MKRRVVVTGQGVITPVGLNTEDFWNSLVAGRSGVGLVDHFDVSEIPTKIGAQVKGFDPLEYMSKKEANKIAQFTQFALAAAHQAMKQSGLVINEENASRVGVVIGSGAGGLDVVEENYRKLTEIGPKRVSPHFVTAMMINSAPGEVAIAFGAKGPSFGVVTACATGSNSIGEALRTIQYGTADAVIAGGAEANFSQLDLAGFANIHALSRRNEEPQQASRPFDSARDGFVIGGGAGVVILEELEHALKRNATILAEVVGYGCTTDAYHITAPDLSGAGAADAIRLALQDGGLQPEDVDYVNAHGTSTPFNDQMEVNALRKVFGEHAPNLAISSIKSMTGHLMGGAGAVELIATVQSMLHSTVPPTLNCEDPDDKELNFVPNVSQEREVNAAISNSFGFGGHNVCIAVRKWKGE; this is encoded by the coding sequence TTGAAAAGGCGTGTAGTGGTGACCGGTCAGGGTGTAATCACACCGGTCGGGCTGAATACCGAAGACTTCTGGAACTCGCTGGTCGCAGGACGAAGCGGTGTAGGTCTGGTAGACCATTTTGACGTATCCGAGATTCCCACCAAGATTGGAGCCCAGGTCAAGGGCTTCGATCCTCTGGAATATATGAGCAAAAAAGAAGCCAACAAAATTGCACAATTCACCCAGTTCGCACTGGCTGCCGCCCATCAGGCTATGAAGCAGTCCGGCCTGGTCATCAATGAAGAGAACGCGTCCCGTGTCGGTGTCGTTATCGGCTCGGGAGCCGGCGGTCTGGATGTGGTGGAGGAGAATTACCGCAAGCTGACCGAGATCGGTCCGAAACGGGTATCGCCGCATTTTGTTACAGCCATGATGATCAATTCGGCGCCAGGTGAAGTCGCTATTGCTTTTGGTGCCAAAGGTCCGTCATTTGGCGTTGTGACGGCATGCGCGACCGGCAGCAACTCGATCGGTGAAGCGCTGCGCACGATCCAGTACGGTACTGCCGATGCGGTCATCGCCGGCGGAGCAGAAGCGAACTTCAGTCAGCTCGATCTGGCAGGATTTGCGAATATCCATGCGCTGTCCAGACGCAATGAAGAACCGCAGCAGGCCAGCCGCCCCTTTGACTCGGCGCGTGACGGGTTCGTGATCGGTGGAGGAGCCGGGGTAGTCATTCTGGAAGAACTGGAACATGCGCTCAAGCGGAACGCGACGATTCTGGCGGAAGTGGTAGGCTATGGCTGTACGACAGATGCCTATCATATTACAGCACCCGATCTGAGCGGTGCAGGCGCAGCCGATGCGATCCGATTGGCTCTGCAGGACGGCGGACTTCAGCCGGAAGATGTAGATTACGTAAATGCGCATGGAACCAGTACTCCATTTAACGATCAGATGGAAGTAAATGCACTGCGCAAAGTATTCGGAGAGCATGCACCGAATCTGGCGATTTCTTCGATCAAGTCGATGACCGGCCATCTGATGGGCGGCGCAGGAGCTGTGGAATTGATCGCTACGGTGCAGAGTATGCTGCACAGCACCGTTCCACCAACGCTCAACTGCGAAGATCCGGATGATAAGGAACTGAATTTTGTACCGAATGTAAGCCAGGAAAGGGAAGTCAATGCAGCCATCAGCAACTCCTTCGGGTTTGGTGGACATAACGTATGCATTGCTGTAC